Proteins from a genomic interval of Caulobacter rhizosphaerae:
- a CDS encoding urea amidolyase associated protein UAAP2, with protein sequence MAFDPPALNDIVHDEVVPARAPWLHTVKAGQTLRIVDLEGNQAVDFLAYSAADDAERYSAQDTIAAQNNIFLREGSVLLSNEGAPMMTVTATAVAYHDTIGGACSCESNTLRYGHHTKAQHACVENFLVANAGQGRGKRDMVSNVNWFMNVPVEVDGALGIVDGISAPGLYVDLRAEMDVVVVVSNCPQINNPCNGFNPTPVRMIIAQ encoded by the coding sequence ATGGCGTTCGATCCCCCCGCCTTGAACGACATCGTCCATGACGAGGTGGTTCCCGCCCGCGCCCCCTGGCTGCATACGGTCAAGGCGGGCCAGACGCTGCGCATCGTCGACCTGGAGGGCAACCAGGCCGTCGACTTCCTGGCCTACAGCGCCGCCGACGACGCCGAGCGCTACAGCGCCCAGGACACCATCGCCGCCCAGAACAACATCTTCCTGCGCGAGGGTTCGGTGCTGCTGTCCAACGAGGGGGCGCCGATGATGACGGTGACGGCGACGGCCGTGGCCTATCACGACACCATCGGCGGGGCCTGCTCGTGCGAGAGCAACACCCTGCGCTACGGCCACCACACCAAGGCCCAGCACGCTTGCGTCGAGAACTTCCTGGTCGCCAACGCCGGCCAGGGCCGCGGCAAGCGCGACATGGTCAGCAACGTCAACTGGTTCATGAACGTCCCCGTCGAGGTCGACGGGGCCCTGGGCATTGTCGACGGGATCTCCGCGCCCGGCCTCTATGTCGACCTGCGCGCCGAGATGGACGTGGTGGTGGTGGTCTCCAACTGCCCGCAGATCAACAATCCCTGCAACGGCTTCAATCCGACGCCGGTGCGCATGATCATCGCCCAGTAG
- a CDS encoding NIPSNAP family protein: protein MITCYLRYVIDPYRLAEFEAYAKLWIPLVNRMGGIHHGYFLPGEGANNIAVALFSFPSLAAYEAYRASIPGDRRCQEALALADRTRCIVSYQRSFMRPVLDADCERPGA, encoded by the coding sequence ATGATCACCTGCTACCTGCGCTACGTCATCGACCCCTACAGGCTGGCCGAGTTCGAGGCCTATGCGAAACTGTGGATCCCGCTGGTCAACCGGATGGGCGGGATCCATCACGGCTATTTCCTGCCCGGCGAGGGCGCCAACAACATCGCCGTGGCGCTGTTCAGTTTTCCCAGTCTGGCCGCCTATGAGGCCTATCGCGCCAGCATCCCTGGGGATCGCCGATGCCAGGAGGCCCTGGCCCTGGCCGACCGGACCCGCTGCATCGTCAGCTACCAGCGCAGCTTCATGCGTCCCGTCCTGGACGCGGACTGTGAGCGGCCGGGCGCCTAG
- a CDS encoding urea amidolyase associated protein UAAP1, with protein sequence MSDTATPYAAQAHARAQAGTRVEAMPTVPARAAVDLPPGVLAGDVVWDEIIAPGGYASRQIARGSRLRLTDLAGDASVSLLIFNAERPIERLNIADTLKVQWNGYLGPGRLLLSDMGRVLASLVEDEAGTHDAFCGASNQASNARKYGDGFNHGAHPNARDRFSLGVAKFGLGRKDIHPCLNLFKAVRIGQGGETVIDVGPYAPGRFVTLRAEMDLIVVLANCPHVLDPRPDYAVTPLRATAWRGAVTPQDDPIRNATPEGLRAFLNVEDYFSR encoded by the coding sequence GTGAGCGACACCGCGACGCCCTACGCCGCCCAGGCTCACGCCCGCGCCCAGGCGGGAACCCGCGTCGAGGCCATGCCCACCGTCCCGGCCCGCGCCGCCGTCGACCTGCCGCCGGGCGTCCTGGCCGGCGATGTCGTCTGGGACGAGATCATCGCGCCCGGAGGCTACGCCAGCCGCCAGATCGCCCGAGGCTCGCGCCTGCGTCTGACCGACCTGGCCGGCGACGCGTCCGTCTCGCTGCTGATTTTCAACGCCGAGCGCCCGATCGAGCGCCTGAACATCGCCGACACCCTGAAGGTGCAGTGGAACGGCTATCTCGGCCCGGGCCGCCTGCTGCTGTCCGACATGGGCCGGGTGCTGGCCAGCCTCGTCGAGGACGAGGCCGGCACGCACGACGCCTTCTGCGGCGCCTCAAACCAGGCCAGCAACGCCCGCAAGTATGGCGACGGCTTCAATCATGGCGCCCATCCCAACGCCCGCGACCGCTTCTCGCTGGGCGTCGCCAAGTTCGGCCTGGGTCGCAAGGACATCCACCCCTGCCTCAACCTGTTCAAGGCGGTCCGCATTGGCCAGGGCGGCGAGACGGTGATCGACGTCGGCCCCTACGCGCCCGGCCGGTTCGTGACCCTGCGCGCCGAGATGGACCTGATCGTGGTCCTGGCCAACTGCCCGCACGTGCTGGACCCCCGCCCGGACTACGCCGTCACCCCGCTGCGCGCCACCGCCTGGCGTGGGGCGGTCACGCCGCAGGACGACCCGATCCGCAACGCGACGCCCGAAGGCCTCCGCGCCTTCCTGAACGTCGAAGATTACTTTTCGCGCTGA
- a CDS encoding ABC transporter ATP-binding protein gives MAIISVSGLTKTYASGHQALKTVDLDIRKGEIFALLGPNGAGKTTLISIICGIVNPSTGSVTADGHDVVKDYRAARTKIGLVPQELHTDAFETVWATTNFSRGLFGKAPNPAYVEKILRDLSLWDKKDSKIMALSGGMKRRVMIAKALSHEPTILFLDEPTAGVDVELRRDMWEMVRKLRESGVTIILTTHYIEEAEEMADRIGVISKGEIILVEDKDVLMRKLGKKQLTLQLQSPLEAIPARLSEYPLELAADGHELVYTFDAQAEETGIAGLLRRLSEEGVDFKDLHTSQSSLEDIFVSLVRAPQ, from the coding sequence ATGGCGATCATTTCCGTTTCCGGTCTGACCAAGACCTATGCTTCCGGCCACCAGGCCCTGAAGACCGTCGATCTCGACATCCGCAAGGGCGAGATCTTCGCCCTGCTGGGCCCCAACGGGGCCGGCAAGACCACGCTGATCAGCATCATCTGCGGCATCGTCAATCCCAGCACCGGCTCGGTGACCGCCGACGGCCACGATGTGGTCAAGGACTACCGCGCCGCCCGGACCAAGATCGGGCTGGTGCCGCAGGAGTTGCACACCGACGCCTTCGAGACCGTCTGGGCCACCACCAATTTCAGCCGCGGCCTGTTCGGCAAGGCGCCCAACCCGGCCTATGTCGAGAAGATCCTCCGCGACCTGTCCCTGTGGGACAAGAAGGACAGCAAGATCATGGCGCTGTCCGGCGGCATGAAGCGGCGGGTGATGATCGCCAAGGCCCTGAGCCACGAGCCGACCATCCTGTTCCTGGACGAGCCCACCGCCGGCGTCGACGTCGAGCTGCGCCGCGACATGTGGGAGATGGTCCGCAAGCTGCGCGAAAGCGGCGTCACCATCATCCTGACCACCCATTATATCGAGGAGGCCGAGGAGATGGCCGACCGGATCGGGGTGATCAGCAAGGGCGAGATCATCCTGGTCGAGGACAAGGACGTGCTCATGCGCAAGCTGGGCAAGAAGCAGCTGACCCTGCAGCTGCAGAGCCCGCTGGAGGCCATCCCCGCCAGGCTTTCGGAGTATCCGCTGGAGCTGGCGGCCGACGGCCACGAGCTGGTCTACACCTTCGACGCCCAGGCCGAGGAGACCGGCATCGCCGGCCTGCTGCGCCGGCTCTCCGAAGAGGGCGTCGACTTCAAGGACCTGCACACCAGCCAGAGCTCGCTGGAAGACATCTTCGTCAGCCTGGTGAGGGCGCCGCAATGA
- a CDS encoding Gfo/Idh/MocA family protein: MPNPISRRSLLGAAGAAAALAPAGARAAGPETDKVGFAIVGLGKLSLGQLIPGLKVAKGAKLAAVVSGHPDKARRVAAENGLPADAVYGYDDYDRMAQDPRIQVVYIVLPNALHAEHTIKALKAGKHVLCEKPMATTIADAEAMIAAAKATNRHLMIAYRCHYEPLNLDVMRRLRAKSLGRVRQINTTMGRQADPSDPSDAWRLDAALSGAGALGDMGVYGISAARYLLNEEPVAVQAWAWTDPADPRFKETQDLINWQFRFPSGVIANGSTSFAYAPTMAFEAICEQGRLVADPAAFYGGNRLTVVKGGQAQPPVPAPPVDQFAREMDWMADVVRGKAPMVSPGEEGLQDMRLMQAILDSAAKDGATVRTDWGYRRAVDPAAVVDIA, translated from the coding sequence ATGCCGAACCCCATTTCCAGACGTAGCCTGCTGGGCGCGGCCGGCGCAGCCGCGGCCCTGGCGCCCGCCGGCGCCAGGGCCGCGGGGCCGGAGACCGACAAGGTCGGCTTCGCCATCGTCGGCCTGGGCAAGCTGAGCCTGGGTCAGTTGATCCCCGGCCTGAAGGTCGCCAAGGGCGCCAAGCTGGCCGCCGTGGTCAGCGGCCATCCGGACAAGGCCCGCCGCGTCGCCGCCGAGAACGGCCTGCCGGCCGACGCGGTCTACGGCTATGACGACTACGACCGCATGGCCCAGGACCCGCGCATCCAGGTCGTCTACATCGTCCTGCCCAATGCGCTGCACGCCGAGCACACGATCAAGGCGCTGAAGGCCGGCAAGCACGTGCTGTGCGAGAAGCCGATGGCCACCACCATCGCCGACGCCGAGGCGATGATCGCCGCCGCCAAGGCCACGAACCGCCACCTGATGATCGCCTATCGCTGCCACTACGAGCCGCTGAACCTGGACGTCATGCGCCGGCTGCGCGCCAAGTCTCTGGGCCGCGTGCGGCAGATCAACACCACCATGGGCCGGCAGGCCGACCCCTCGGACCCGTCCGACGCCTGGCGGCTGGACGCCGCCCTGTCGGGCGCCGGCGCCCTGGGCGACATGGGCGTCTACGGGATCAGCGCCGCCCGCTACCTGCTGAACGAGGAGCCGGTCGCGGTGCAGGCCTGGGCCTGGACCGACCCGGCCGATCCCCGCTTCAAGGAGACGCAGGACCTGATCAACTGGCAGTTCCGCTTCCCGTCGGGCGTGATCGCCAACGGCTCCACCTCGTTCGCCTACGCCCCGACCATGGCCTTCGAGGCGATCTGCGAGCAGGGCCGGCTGGTGGCCGATCCGGCCGCCTTCTATGGCGGCAACCGCTTGACCGTGGTCAAGGGCGGCCAGGCCCAGCCGCCGGTCCCCGCCCCGCCCGTCGACCAGTTCGCCCGCGAGATGGACTGGATGGCCGACGTGGTGCGCGGCAAGGCGCCGATGGTCTCACCGGGCGAGGAAGGCCTGCAGGACATGCGGCTGATGCAGGCGATCCTGGACTCGGCGGCCAAGGATGGGGCGACGGTCAGGACCGACTGGGGGTACAGGCGGGCGGTGGACCCAGCCGCGGTGGTGGACATAGCCTGA
- the ftrA gene encoding transcriptional regulator FtrA, with product MPNPADRPGLANRNVVALAYDGLCTFEFGVAVELFGLPRPEMGPDWYVFATAAIEPGPLRGLGGVQVIADGGLELVERAGTIIAPGWRGADTPVPRPLIKALRAAHANGARVMSICSGVFVLAAAGLLAGGRATTHWRHVDTLRARYPDIDVLPDVLYVDEGQVLTSAGSAAGLDLGLHLIRRDFGPEAANIVARRLVIPSHRDGGQAQFIQRPVPTAHEASRLSPILDRMRADLSREHTVKTLADAAGMSPRTFLRRFEAATGTTPARWLLAERLAQARELLETTPAGVEQIAHTVGFGAAALRHHFRKSLATTPQAYRARFGDRTCLGALRNPA from the coding sequence ATGCCAAACCCCGCCGATCGCCCCGGACTTGCCAACCGAAACGTCGTCGCCCTGGCCTATGACGGCCTGTGCACCTTCGAGTTCGGGGTGGCGGTCGAGCTGTTCGGCCTGCCCCGTCCCGAGATGGGCCCGGACTGGTACGTGTTCGCCACCGCCGCGATCGAGCCGGGACCCTTGCGCGGCCTGGGCGGCGTTCAGGTGATCGCCGACGGCGGGCTTGAGCTGGTCGAGCGGGCCGGTACGATCATCGCCCCGGGCTGGCGGGGCGCCGATACGCCTGTGCCCCGGCCGCTGATCAAGGCCCTGCGGGCAGCCCACGCCAACGGCGCGCGGGTGATGTCGATCTGCTCGGGCGTCTTCGTGCTGGCGGCGGCGGGTCTGCTGGCCGGGGGGCGGGCCACCACTCACTGGCGTCACGTCGACACGCTGCGCGCCCGCTATCCCGACATCGATGTGCTGCCCGACGTGCTCTATGTCGACGAGGGTCAGGTCCTGACCTCGGCCGGCAGCGCCGCGGGGCTGGACCTGGGCCTGCACCTGATCCGCCGCGACTTCGGCCCGGAGGCGGCCAACATCGTGGCCCGGCGACTGGTGATCCCGTCGCACCGCGACGGCGGCCAGGCCCAGTTCATCCAGCGGCCGGTGCCGACCGCCCACGAGGCCTCGCGCCTGTCGCCGATCCTGGACCGCATGCGCGCCGACCTCTCCCGCGAGCACACGGTCAAGACCCTGGCCGACGCGGCCGGCATGAGCCCGCGCACCTTCCTGCGGCGGTTCGAGGCCGCCACCGGCACGACCCCGGCCCGCTGGCTGCTGGCCGAGCGCCTGGCCCAGGCCCGCGAACTGCTGGAGACCACGCCGGCCGGCGTCGAACAGATCGCCCACACCGTCGGCTTCGGCGCGGCGGCCCTGCGCCACCACTTCCGCAAGTCCCTGGCCACCACGCCCCAGGCCTACCGGGCGCGGTTCGGGGATAGGACGTGTCTTGGAGCCCTGCGAAATCCAGCCTAG
- a CDS encoding NfeD family protein — MHGLMLFYATHPFWVWLAVAAIFLAVEVATGTGWLLWPAASAFLVGLLTLVAPLGLPVGLVLFAVLTIATTYLARRFLKPVLDAKTPDLNDPSLRLVGRDGEVLDAFVNGKGRVFVDGKEWAAVAPDGEPPAAGQKVLVVAVDGAVLTVK, encoded by the coding sequence ATGCACGGCCTGATGCTGTTCTACGCCACCCATCCCTTCTGGGTCTGGCTGGCGGTCGCGGCGATCTTCCTGGCGGTCGAGGTGGCGACGGGCACCGGCTGGCTGCTGTGGCCGGCCGCCAGCGCCTTCCTGGTGGGGCTGCTGACCCTGGTCGCGCCCCTGGGCCTGCCGGTCGGGCTCGTGCTGTTCGCGGTGCTGACCATCGCGACCACCTACCTGGCCCGGCGGTTCCTCAAGCCGGTGCTGGACGCCAAGACCCCCGACCTCAACGACCCGTCGCTGCGCCTGGTCGGCCGCGACGGGGAGGTGCTGGACGCCTTCGTCAACGGCAAGGGCCGGGTGTTCGTCGACGGCAAGGAATGGGCCGCGGTCGCGCCGGACGGCGAACCGCCGGCGGCGGGGCAGAAGGTGCTGGTCGTGGCCGTCGACGGCGCGGTGCTGACGGTGAAGTGA
- a CDS encoding TonB-dependent receptor — MSLRTGSMGALRVALLSATVIGGLPALAAAQESAAPQAASQGDTLDAVVVTGFKQSYANAVRAKKNAIEITDGISSDGLGRFPDLNVGEALQRIPGVQINREAEGRDATINLRGMPGEYARNTLNGQSFAGPALLRDNQGSPLGAFNSDIFSAFVIQKSPMANTVSGGLSGNVDLQIAPALSRKDGGFAKLSYEHNTLGDLNAPAATLGYNKHLTDDLAVFGTIAYKKENFRRDTIRLNNYDYLTSAMTGLAPTQFNAAYGQYFSPTACALSATSYCRSLGQALGLSQANASPYVTSNTGSKGTNGVWANSAIRQYTRMNVGKVWSGSAGFEWKPNDNTKIGLIGFKTDRNLPDTTQYFMINYVAPSSTPGAGTVITPTGTPIQTNDGRYLYESYTFNNINALSSTRLYSQRQKSDGVIGNVDWSNEDWRFAGALTLSSGSNASVETEVDVNNYTRPGGNGVSGSITTGLDDIGGFQYTTSPTPQNAIASGQTWTWGGANDPTSFYNNGTSANSTNQIQIQGTESFAKNELNSVALDVERFVSLGPIKSVQAGVRLEREKYVSTGYRVYAYGAQLSKITSSMMITAPFVKDFMGGSVDGYSHNWQVLNVHDFLDAVRPVTPYQSGGLSTQGFNIQYADSSYYDKNFTNENDINQFYVQAKYDTQIFGHGVRGNFGGRYEDTDNTITTLDRVTPPTDSIGSPNDFKTDEYKNKYHYFLPSAIFVADVTDDLILRGAYYKTYVRPHPRQYSPSTKVNPAQILNNSLSSGSVNVYDVSVAIGNNKLRPYLAESFDLSLEWYNRPNGLISLAYFRKNITGRIASTSDPALLCPADGSTWGFGALSWDGTYCNATSLSSASKQVHVNASGAYNLDKKTTVEGVEFNIQQNLDFLPGFLANLGGSFNYAYTMSKSPAIAPFPGISKHNVNVIGYYETPKYGVRMVYNYRSDYPLNANGTYTGGARSVKPRGQLDLSASYNVTDNFTLSLDAYNLTNAKRFEYENDHRVSRWVDYDGRTYTLTARATF, encoded by the coding sequence TTGAGCTTGAGAACCGGATCCATGGGCGCCTTGAGGGTCGCGCTGCTGTCGGCCACCGTCATTGGAGGATTGCCCGCCCTTGCGGCAGCGCAGGAATCTGCCGCGCCCCAGGCTGCGTCCCAAGGCGATACGCTCGACGCGGTCGTCGTGACCGGCTTCAAGCAGAGCTACGCCAACGCCGTTCGCGCCAAGAAGAACGCCATCGAAATCACCGACGGCATCTCGTCGGACGGCCTGGGCCGCTTCCCGGACCTGAACGTCGGCGAGGCCCTGCAGCGCATTCCGGGCGTCCAGATCAACCGCGAGGCCGAGGGCCGCGACGCCACTATCAACCTGCGCGGCATGCCGGGCGAATACGCCCGCAACACCCTGAACGGCCAGTCGTTCGCCGGCCCCGCCCTGTTGCGCGACAACCAGGGCTCGCCGCTGGGCGCGTTCAACTCCGACATCTTCTCGGCCTTCGTGATCCAGAAGTCGCCGATGGCCAACACCGTGTCCGGCGGCCTTTCGGGCAATGTCGACCTGCAGATCGCGCCGGCCCTGTCGCGCAAGGATGGCGGTTTCGCCAAGCTGTCCTACGAGCACAACACCCTGGGCGACCTGAACGCCCCGGCCGCGACCCTGGGTTACAACAAGCACCTGACGGACGACCTCGCGGTGTTCGGGACCATCGCCTACAAAAAGGAAAACTTCCGCCGCGACACGATCCGGCTGAACAATTACGACTATCTGACCTCGGCGATGACGGGCCTGGCGCCCACCCAGTTCAACGCCGCCTATGGCCAGTACTTCTCACCGACCGCCTGCGCCCTGAGCGCCACCTCGTACTGCCGCTCGCTCGGCCAGGCCCTGGGCCTGTCGCAGGCGAATGCGTCGCCCTATGTCACCAGCAACACCGGCTCGAAGGGCACGAACGGCGTCTGGGCCAACTCGGCCATCCGCCAATACACCCGCATGAACGTCGGTAAGGTCTGGTCGGGTTCGGCCGGGTTCGAATGGAAGCCGAACGACAACACCAAGATCGGCCTGATCGGTTTCAAGACCGATCGCAACCTGCCCGACACCACCCAGTATTTCATGATCAACTACGTGGCGCCGTCCTCGACCCCCGGCGCGGGCACGGTGATCACCCCGACCGGCACGCCGATCCAGACCAATGACGGCCGCTACCTGTACGAGAGCTATACGTTCAACAATATCAACGCCCTGTCCTCAACGCGCCTCTATTCGCAGCGCCAGAAGTCGGACGGGGTGATCGGCAATGTCGACTGGAGCAACGAAGACTGGCGCTTCGCCGGGGCGCTGACCCTGTCGTCGGGCTCCAACGCCTCGGTCGAGACCGAGGTCGACGTCAACAACTATACCCGCCCCGGCGGCAACGGCGTCTCCGGCTCGATCACCACCGGTTTGGACGACATTGGCGGCTTCCAATACACGACGTCGCCCACGCCGCAGAACGCGATCGCGAGCGGCCAGACCTGGACCTGGGGCGGCGCCAACGATCCCACCTCGTTCTACAACAACGGCACATCCGCCAATTCGACCAACCAGATCCAGATCCAAGGCACCGAGAGCTTCGCCAAGAACGAGCTCAACAGCGTGGCGCTGGACGTCGAGCGCTTCGTCTCGCTCGGCCCGATCAAGAGCGTGCAGGCCGGCGTGCGTCTCGAGCGCGAAAAGTACGTGTCGACCGGCTACCGGGTCTATGCCTACGGCGCCCAACTGAGCAAGATCACCTCAAGCATGATGATCACCGCCCCGTTCGTGAAGGACTTCATGGGCGGCTCGGTCGACGGCTACAGCCACAACTGGCAGGTCCTGAACGTCCACGACTTCCTGGACGCCGTCCGTCCGGTCACGCCCTATCAGAGCGGCGGCCTGTCGACCCAGGGCTTCAACATTCAGTACGCCGACAGCAGCTATTACGACAAGAACTTCACCAACGAGAACGATATCAATCAGTTCTACGTCCAGGCCAAGTACGACACCCAGATCTTCGGCCACGGCGTGCGCGGCAACTTCGGCGGACGCTACGAAGACACCGACAACACCATCACGACGCTGGACCGCGTCACCCCGCCCACGGACTCGATCGGTTCGCCGAACGACTTCAAGACCGATGAATACAAGAACAAGTACCACTACTTCCTGCCGTCGGCGATCTTCGTGGCCGACGTCACCGACGACCTGATCCTGCGCGGCGCCTATTACAAGACCTATGTGCGTCCGCACCCGCGCCAGTACTCGCCCTCGACCAAGGTCAACCCGGCCCAGATCCTCAACAACAGCCTCAGCTCGGGCTCGGTCAACGTCTATGACGTCTCGGTGGCGATCGGCAACAACAAGCTTCGGCCCTATCTGGCCGAGTCCTTCGACCTGTCGCTGGAGTGGTACAACCGCCCCAACGGCCTGATCTCGCTGGCCTATTTCCGCAAGAACATCACCGGCCGCATCGCCTCGACCTCGGATCCGGCCCTGCTGTGCCCGGCCGACGGCTCGACCTGGGGCTTCGGCGCCCTGTCGTGGGACGGCACCTACTGCAACGCCACCAGCCTCTCCAGCGCCAGCAAGCAGGTGCACGTCAACGCTAGCGGCGCCTACAACCTCGACAAGAAGACCACCGTCGAGGGCGTCGAGTTCAACATCCAGCAGAACCTCGACTTCCTGCCGGGCTTCCTGGCGAACCTCGGCGGCAGCTTCAACTACGCCTACACCATGTCCAAGAGCCCGGCGATCGCGCCTTTCCCGGGCATCTCCAAGCACAATGTCAACGTGATCGGCTACTACGAGACGCCGAAGTACGGCGTGCGCATGGTCTACAACTACCGCTCGGACTACCCGCTGAACGCCAACGGCACCTACACCGGCGGCGCCCGCTCGGTGAAGCCGCGCGGCCAGCTGGACCTGTCGGCCTCCTACAATGTGACCGACAATTTCACCCTGTCGCTGGACGCCTACAACCTGACCAACGCCAAGCGGTTCGAATACGAGAACGACCATCGGGTCTCGCGCTGGGTCGACTATGACGGTCGCACCTACACCCTGACGGCGCGCGCGACCTTCTGA
- a CDS encoding ABC transporter permease codes for MNIHAIKSIYRFEMARWFRTLAQSVISPVLSTSLYFVVFGSAIGSRMQAIDGVSYAAFIIPGLVMLSLLGESISNASFGIYMPKWAGTIYELLSAPVSWIETVIGYVGAAATKSVCLGLLILATARIFVPYEISHPFWMLGFLVLTAITFSLFGFVIGVWATDFQKLQIVPMLVVTPLTFLGGSFYSISMLPPIWQKITLFNPVVYLVSGFRWSFYGVSDLNPIVSFGATLCFLAACLTAVWWVFKTGYRLKV; via the coding sequence ATGAACATCCACGCCATCAAGTCCATCTACCGCTTCGAGATGGCCCGCTGGTTCCGCACCCTGGCCCAGAGCGTGATCTCGCCGGTGCTGTCGACCTCGCTGTACTTCGTGGTGTTCGGCTCGGCGATCGGCTCGCGGATGCAGGCCATCGACGGCGTTAGCTACGCCGCCTTCATCATCCCCGGCCTGGTCATGCTGTCGCTGCTGGGCGAGAGCATTTCCAACGCCTCGTTCGGCATCTACATGCCCAAGTGGGCCGGGACGATCTACGAACTGCTGTCGGCTCCGGTCTCATGGATCGAGACGGTGATCGGCTATGTCGGGGCGGCGGCGACCAAGTCGGTGTGCCTGGGCCTGCTGATCCTGGCCACGGCCCGGATCTTCGTGCCGTACGAGATTTCCCACCCGTTCTGGATGCTGGGCTTCCTGGTGCTGACGGCGATCACCTTCAGCCTGTTCGGCTTCGTGATCGGGGTCTGGGCCACCGACTTCCAGAAGCTGCAGATCGTGCCGATGCTGGTGGTCACGCCCCTGACCTTCCTGGGCGGCAGCTTCTATTCGATCAGCATGCTGCCGCCGATCTGGCAGAAGATCACCCTGTTCAACCCGGTGGTCTACCTGGTCAGCGGCTTCCGCTGGAGCTTCTACGGCGTGTCGGACCTGAACCCGATCGTCAGCTTCGGCGCCACGCTGTGCTTCCTGGCCGCCTGCCTGACGGCGGTGTGGTGGGTGTTCAAGACCGGGTACCGGCTGAAGGTGTAG
- a CDS encoding CopG family ribbon-helix-helix protein has translation MPDMDTPSSTLARLSISLPADLMAQLDAMVAERGLPSRSQMIAELIRHELAEHSGERPDAVLAGTITLIYRAESGRVRHALAQAQLGYVKEVISAQNVFLEDDQAMEVLLVQGPSERLQNLCDDLRKVRGVQQIKLVTTTALLPPLHFHGDEPDGEAP, from the coding sequence ATGCCCGACATGGACACGCCCTCTTCCACCCTGGCGCGGCTGAGCATCAGCCTGCCGGCCGACCTGATGGCCCAGCTCGACGCCATGGTGGCCGAGCGCGGCCTGCCCAGCCGCTCGCAGATGATCGCCGAACTGATCCGCCATGAACTGGCCGAGCACAGCGGCGAACGCCCCGACGCGGTGCTGGCCGGCACCATCACCCTGATCTATCGCGCCGAGAGCGGCCGGGTGCGTCACGCCCTGGCCCAGGCCCAGTTGGGCTACGTGAAGGAAGTGATCTCGGCTCAGAACGTCTTCCTGGAAGACGACCAGGCCATGGAGGTCCTGCTGGTCCAAGGCCCGTCCGAGCGCCTGCAGAACCTGTGTGACGACCTCCGCAAGGTGCGCGGCGTCCAACAGATCAAGCTTGTCACCACCACCGCCCTGCTGCCGCCGCTGCACTTCCACGGCGACGAGCCCGACGGAGAGGCCCCGTGA
- a CDS encoding rhodanese-like domain-containing protein, with the protein MSFVSAIPAAPSPEAATHFARRLALETDCADVAAAMKAGEMDFVLLHVVGSPQAYARRHVPGAIHLRHAEITAERMSEWPADTLFVVYCAGPHCNGADRAALKLATLGRPVKLMIGGITGWRDEGLPFATGTWPGTLAA; encoded by the coding sequence ATGAGCTTTGTTTCCGCCATCCCCGCCGCGCCGTCGCCGGAAGCCGCCACCCACTTCGCCCGCCGCCTGGCCCTGGAGACCGACTGCGCCGACGTCGCTGCCGCGATGAAGGCTGGCGAGATGGACTTCGTCCTGTTGCATGTGGTCGGCTCGCCGCAGGCCTATGCCCGCCGCCATGTGCCCGGCGCGATCCACCTGCGCCACGCCGAGATCACGGCCGAGCGGATGTCTGAATGGCCGGCCGACACCCTGTTCGTGGTCTATTGCGCCGGACCGCACTGCAACGGCGCCGACCGGGCCGCGCTGAAGCTGGCGACGCTGGGCCGCCCCGTGAAGCTGATGATTGGCGGGATCACCGGCTGGAGAGACGAAGGCCTGCCGTTCGCGACCGGAACATGGCCGGGAACCCTGGCGGCCTGA